In Podospora pseudoanserina strain CBS 124.78 chromosome 5, whole genome shotgun sequence, a single window of DNA contains:
- a CDS encoding hypothetical protein (EggNog:ENOG503P0BV; COG:S): MLVLSQNIGDAITGSCAVLIHFLCHPPQRRNFVRSAHCREMDKSHLMPERPGNRVRVSSPDRESHIDAHEDFFSTHLPSRPVTPMGPDRDHQSRHRKPSKIVLCFDGTGNKFHGDDSDSNILKIFRMLDRTARDQFHYYQRRRTKLYPEAGIGTYVVSSSLTRTGTVARIKSWYMKAKDSAIGSSFDHHVVGGYRFLMRFYNPGDEIYIFGFSRGAYIARFLAEMLDYVGLLSHGNEEMVVFAWKAFSNWQSRQGDNTPEGNQKKREMYTFMKGFRETFSRPVRRIRFLGLFDTVNSVPQFEAAWMQRSKFPYTARTSAKVVRHAVSIDERRAKFRQDLVYQSKSGKKQHHHHPVSDGLHNLHEKYRRKSAAAPAHQGKQDQDDRGRRPTLGVPTDPEPYRRRSHSTRSRHTNKTEASARPTENDVKSEVSIEPHPHLEDAESFAESEESDEEESHQDIDEVWFSGGHADIGGGWEETFEDSKVASHVPLVWMVHEAIKAGLMFDEEKVREMGCVEALHGHDESDTEDHGYRPPSAGQEQPLNDEIAPHETSGEPNPPIPNIMIRSSSMSTPKLFQQSSFKDSFSQANGGDSGAKKSGEKEGDCTGQQKPSSFREMMHKAHTARIHDSLEFDCGLSKTSVLAWKIMEYLPFRRMDLQEDGSWKPIRWPLPCGEVRDIPEDARIHGSVIRRMKAHEKYRPGNLIIGGGGRGVRRAGEEHGIGDWVCVEKDGCPIGEIWMKRSAWEKMHGNCNGNEKNGNAN; this comes from the exons ATGCTGGTGTTGTCCCAGAACATTGGTGATGCGATCACGGGTTCTTGCGCCGTCTTGATTCACTTTCTGTGTCACCCCCCCCAGCGTCGGAATTTTGTGAGGTCAGCCCACTGTAGAGAAATGGATAAGTCGCACCTCATGCCCGAGAGGCCGGGTAACCGTGTCAGAGTCTCCAGTCCAGATCGGGAGTCCCACATTGACGCACACGAAGACTTTTTCTCAACACATCTGCCATCTCGTCCTGTCACTCCAATGGGTCCAGACAGAGACCATCAGTCTCGCCACCGGAAGCCGAGCAAGATTGTGTTGTGCTTCGATGGCACAGGCAATAAGTTCCATGGcgacgacagcgacagcaACATTTTGAAGATATTTCGAATGCTGGACAGGACAGCGAGGGATCAAT TTCATTATTATCAAC GGCGTCGTACTAAACTGTATCCTGAAGCCGGAATTGGCACCTATGTTGTCTCGAGCAGCTTGACTCGCACGGGAACGGTGGCGCGTATCAAGTCTTGGTACATGAAAGCCAAAGACAGTGCCATTGGGTCCTCGTTCGATCATCATGTTGTGGGAGGCTATCGGTTCCTGATGAGGTTCTACAACCCTGGAGATGAGATCTACATCTTTGGCTTCTCGCGTGGGGCGTACATTGCGCGATTCTTGGCCGAGATGTTGGATTATGTCGGGCTGCTGTCGCACGGTAacgaggagatggtggtgtttgcgTGGAAAGCCTTCTCCAACTGGCAGAGCAGGCAGGGAGACAACACTCCAGAAGggaaccagaagaagagggagatgtaCACCTTCATGAAAGGGTTTCGTGAGACCTTCTCCCGCCCTGTCCGCCGCATCCGCTTTCTCGGCCTCTTCGACACAGTCAACAGTGTACCTCAGTTTGAGGCTGCCTGGATGCAAAGGAGCAAGTTTCCTTACACGGCGCGCACCTCGGCAAAGGTTGTCCGTCACGCCGTGAGTATTGATGAGCGCCGCGCCAAGTTCCGGCAGGACTTGGTGTACCAGAGCAAGAGCGGCAAgaagcagcaccaccatcacccagtGTCCGATGGTCTCCACAATCTCCACGAGAAGTACAGACGAAAATCCGCTGCCGCTCCCGCCCACCAAGGTAAACAGGACCAGGACGACAGAGGGCGACGGCCCACGTTGGGCGTGCCCACGGATCCAGAGCCATATCGCAGGCGCTCCCACTCGACACGATCACGGCACACCAACAAGACCGAGGCTTCGGCGCGCCCGACGGAGAACGACGTCAAATCCGAGGTATCAATCGAGCCCCATCCTCATCTGGAGGACGCTGAATCATTTGCCGAGAGTGAGGAaagcgacgaggaggaaagcCATCAGGACATCGACGAAGTGTGGTTCTCAGGAGGCCATGCGGAtattggtggtgggtgggaggaaACCTTTGAGGACTCCAAGGTCGCCAGCCACGTTCCCTTGGTCTGGATGGTCCACGAAGCGATCAAGGCAGGCCTGATgtttgacgaggagaaggtccGCGAGATGGGTTGCGTCGAGGCTCTCCATGGCCACGACGAGTCCGACACCGAGGATCATGGGTATAGGCCGCCGTCGGCAGGACAGGAACAGCCTCTCAATGACGAGATTGCCCCTCACGAGACCTCGGGCGAGCCCAACCCACCGATTCCAAACATCATGATCCGCAGTTCGAGTATGAGCACACCCAAGTTGTTCCAGCAATCCAGCTTCAAGGACTCATTTTCTCAGGCCAACGGCGGGGACAGTGGTGCCAAAAAGTCGGGCGAGAAGGAGGGTGACTGCACCGGGCAGCAGAAGCCTTCGTCGTTCCGAGAAATGATGCACAAAGCGCACACGGCTCGAATTCACGACTCCCTCGAGTTTGACTGCGGGCTGAGCAAGACTTCAGTGTTAGCTTGGAAGATTATGGA GTATCTCCCCTTCCGCCGTATGGACCTTCAAGAAGATGGCTCTTGGAAGCCCATTCGCTGGCCCCTCCCCTGCGGGGAAGTTCGTGACATTCCTGAGGATGCCCGTATCCATGGCAGTGTGATCCGCCGCATGAAGGCACACGAGAAATATCGGCCAGGAAATTTGAtcattggtggtggtgggagaggggtgaGGCGTGCTGGAGAGGAGCATGGTATCGGCGATTGGGTCTGTGTTGAGAAGGATGGTTGTCCGATTGGGGAGAtttggatgaagaggagcgcTTGGGAGAAGATGCATGGGAACTGCAATGGCAACGAGAAGAATGGCAATGCCAACTGA
- a CDS encoding hypothetical protein (EggNog:ENOG503NXRB; COG:Q) produces the protein MSILGLVTLSQAAVVAAVCFVVGRALYNAFFHPLAVFPGPRLWASSRVPYAANLVRGRLHHRIKQLHDQYGPVVRIAPDELSFTLDGAWHDIYCGGYGNKGFPKHDAYRNAQTFVSLFDADDENHTRLRNLLGKEFFSLNSARRQERIVQEYTALMINQLRKQYVETKQPADMREWYNFLTFDVAARVTLSEDFGCLEKRTYHPWIEMVLTHFKLSALLMISRFYPPSSSLLFTLAPARLMEMRDTFIRLVREKIERRMNRTLPPDDNDDFVTAALGKGVEKGLTKDELEANCILLLLAGSETMTTSLLGATHYLCENPAVLRRITAEVRATVTSEEQLTFGFITENMPYLNAVLKETQRLCPPVANGPARVVNRPGTMIAGFPVPEGTAVGVTQFAANRQTSNFTRPNDFVPERWLSVEQAGQIGEKIGDSALAQDVEQFAGDVRSVVRPFVVGGRDCIGQNLSWVEFRVVLARILWNFDIEVVREEKFPSFNQWTDQKAFELWQKEPYHVSLTERTSL, from the exons ATGTCCATTCTTGGACTCGTCACGCTTTCCCAAGCGgccgttgttgctgccgtt TGCTTCGTTGTCGGCCGAGCGCTGTACAacgccttcttccacccGCTAGCCGTGTTCCCAGGACCACGGCTGTGGGCCTCGTCTCGCGTACCATATGCCGCCAACCTCGTTCGCGGCCGGCTGCATCACCGGATCAAGCAACTGCACGACCAGTACGGCCCGGTGGTGCGGATAGCCCCTGACGAGCTGTCATTCACCCTCGACGGGGCCTGGCATGACATCTACTGCGGCGGCTACGGCAACAAGGGCTTCCCCAAGCACGACGCCTACCGCAACGCCCAGACCTTCGTCTCACTCTTTGACGCCGACGATGAGAACCACACACGCCTTcgcaacctcctcggcaaggaGTTCTTCTCGCTAAACTCTGCCCGTCGCCAAGAGCGCATCGTGCAGGAGTACACCGCTCTGATGATCAACCAGCTGCGCAAGCAATATGTCGAGACCAAGCAGCCGGCAGACATGCGCGAGTGGTACAACTTCTTGACGTTTGAcgtggcggcgagggtgacgCTCAGCGAGGATTTTGGCTGCCTGGAGAAGAGGACGTATCACCCTTGGATCGAGATGGTATTGACACACTTTAAACTGTCAgcgttgttgatgatctCGCGGTTTTATCCTCCTTCGTCTTCCTTGCTTTTCACCCTAGCACCAGCCAGACTTATGGAGATGAGAGATACTTTTATCAGGCTTGTGCGGGAGAAGATTGAGCGTCGAATGAACCGCACTCTTCCGCCCGATGACAACGATGATTTCGTCACTGCTGCCCTGGGCAAGGGGGTTGAAAAGGGGCTGACGAAGGACGAGCTCGAGGCGAATTGCATCTTGCTTCTGTTGGCCGGGAGCGAAACCATGACGACGTCGCTGCTGGGGGCTACGCATTACCTGTGTGAAAACCCCGCCGTCTTGCGTCGGATAACGGCCGAGGTTAGGGCAACCGTCACATCCGAGGAGCAGCTTACCTTTGGGTTCATCACGGAGAACATGCCTTACCTCAATGCTGTGCTCAAGGAGACGCAGAGGCTGTGTCCACCGGTCGCGAACGGGCCTGCTCGTGTGGTCAACAGGCCTGGCACCATGATTGCTGGGTTCCCTGTTCCGGAAGGGACCGCTGTTGGTGTTACTCAGTTTGCGGCAAACCGCCAGACATCGAACTTCACTCGCCCCAACGACTTTGTGCCCGAGAGATGGTTGTCAGTGGAGCAGGCGGGGCAGATTGGTGAAAAGATTGGCGACAGCGCTCTTGCGCAAGATGTCGAGCAGTTTGCGGGGGATGTGCGCAGCGTTGTTCGTCCGTTCGTGGTCGGCGGCCGCGACTGCATCGGACAAAACCTCTCATGGGTCGAGTTTCGCGTTGTGTTGGCTCGGATTCTGTGGAATTTTGACATAGAGGTGGTCAGGGAGGAGAAGTTTCCATCGTTCAACCAGTGGACAGATCAGAAGGCGTTTGAGCTTTGGCAGAAGGAACCTTATCATGTCAGCTTGACAGAGAGGACAAGTTTGTAA
- a CDS encoding hypothetical protein (COG:S; EggNog:ENOG503NWZ7): MSDYNGNGHKASNGTGVTALNGSSSSHGSSSAHQSREGMELVASQAKPRPTPLDLKPTGANRAGVANAFERYGQVMQSSVAPLPNQHGADTFSRSKKWGKLRDDVKQLRLADYKTLLGVVKAKVKGEKIKDDKTMAMEKVIQLVSNLPSNSKTRTELTNSFLSELWYTLEHPPSMYVGEKFQYRQADGSYNNVMFPQLGAAGTSYSRSVAANVVRQGALPDPNLIFESVMKRTEYTEHPNNVSSILWYWASIIIHDLFWTDYRDMSKSKTSSYLDLSPLYGSNQDMQDTIRTFKDGKIKPDCFADKRLLGMPPGVGVFLIMFNRVHNHVAENLARINEDGRFSPPSPNLEGEKKEAAWKKYDNDLFQHARLITSGLYINITLLDYVRNIVNLNRVDTTWTLDPRVETGINVDTKEGAERGTGNVCSAEFNLCYRWHSCISAKDDKWIQDFYYDLFKKPGKDLSIHELIMGFGKFEGMIPDDPAERPFNKFQRGPDGKFNDDDLVNCISDAIEDPAGSFGARNVPESMRAVEILGIIQGRRWNVAGLNEFRKHFGLKPYEKFEDINSDPGVAESLRRLYDHPDFVELYPGLVAEERKEPMVPGVGIAPTYTISRVVLSDAVCLVRGDRHYTIDYTPRNLTNWGFNEVQYDLNINHGCVFYKLFLRAFPNHFKYNSVYAHYPMVTPSENSKILKDLKRAHLFDFSRPGRIATPTEVTSYDGAQRIFVAEDKFKSTWNAGVAGIRAKASPELSGDAAVNDRHRTTASRSLFTPELGTQIKTFYESLTDKLLTTKSYTLVPGSKFADLVRDIANIVPTHFVASVFGLPLTTKENSKGIYTEHELYAVLQIIASALFVDSEPVKLFPVVEAAKTVAGQLGTLVDKTVKSPKAAKNSVLNTFGVNFIKELKKAGLATHDITWNHVLPTAAALASSQGELFTQAVDYYLSPEGAAHVAGITAIASQPSSSQNDALLLGYVLEGIRLSGSARSHFEATTAGTVTASNGTELHIQPGSKVTINSSTASRDAAYFPEPETVNPRRPLDKYIHFDAGPHAFLGKEISQIALTEMFRALFKRKNVRRAPGPQGELKKVPRADGNGVDYLREDWGALTPFPVTMKVMWDDV, translated from the exons ATGTCAGATTACAACGGCAACGGGCACAAGGCCTCGAACGGCACGGGAGTTACTGCTCTCAATGGCTCAAGCTCGAGCCACGGGAGCTCGTCTGCCCACCAATCACGCGAGGGAATGGAACTTGTCGCCAGTCAAGCAAAGCCAAGGCCTACTCCTCTTGACTTGAAGCCCACGGGTGCAAACAGAGCTGGCGTTGCCAATGCCTTTGAGCGGTATGGCCAAGTGATGCAGTCATCAGTTGCTCCGTTGCCAAATCAGCATGGCGCCGACACATTCAGCCGATCGAAGAAATGGGGCAAACTCAGAGACGATGTCAAGCAACTGCGGCTTGCTG ACTACAAGACCCTTCTTGGTGtggtcaaggccaaggtcaagggcgagaagatcaaggatgACAAGACTATGGCCATGGAAAAGGTCATCCAGCTTGTGTCCAACTTGCCTAGCAACTCCAAGACACGCACAGAGCTCACCAACTCGTTTTTGAGCGAGCTGTGGTACACCCTTGAGCATCCCCCTTCGATGTATGTGGGTGAGAAGTTCCAGTATCGCCAGGCTGATGGGTCATATAAT AATGTTATGTTTCCCCAGCTTGGTGCCGCTGGCACTTCGTACTCCAGATCGGTGGCTGCCAATGTCGTTCGGCAGGGCGCTCTTCCAGACCCCAATCTTATCTTCGAGTCAGTCATGAAGCGGACGGAGTACACAGAACATCCGAACAATGTCTCTAGCATTCTGTGGTACTGGGCCAGTATCATCATTCACG ATCTGTTCTGGACAGACTACAGGGACATGAGCAAGTCCAAGACCTCTTCGTACCTGGACCTGTCTCCTCTGTACGGCAGCAACCAGGACATGCAGGACACCATCCGCACCTTCAAGGACGGCAAGATCAAGCCTGACTGCTTTGCTGACAAGCGCCTCCTGGGCATGCCACCCGGTGTCGGTGTGTTTTTGATCATGTTCAACCGCGTCCACAACCATGTGGCTGAGAACTTGGCCCGCATCAACGAGGATGGCAGGTTTtctccccccagccccaaccttgagggcgagaagaaggaggctgcGTGGAAGAAGTACGACAATGACCTGTTCCAGCATGCTCGGTTGATCACCTCTGGTCTGTACATCAACATCACACTGCTGGATTACGTCCGAAACATTGTCAACCTCAACCGTGTTGATACCACCTGGACTCTTGACCCCCGTGTCGAGACTGGCATAAACGTTGACACCAAGGAGGGTGCCGAGCGTGGTACCGGCAACGTGTGCTCGGCCGAGTTCAACCTCTGCTACCGCTGGCACTCGTGCATCTCGGCCAAGGATGACAAGTGGATTCAGGATTTCTACTATGATCTCTTCAAGAAGCCGGGCAAGGACCTCTCTATTCATGAGCTCATCATGGGCTTCGGCAAATTCGAGGGCATGATCCCAGATGACCCTGCAGAGCGTCCCTTCAACAAGTTCCAGAGAGGGCCGGATGGCAAGTTCAACGACGATGACCTTGTCAACTGCATCTCAGACGCCATTGAGGACCCCGCTGGATCTTTTGGCGCCCGCAATGTGCCCGAGTCTATGCGGGCGGTTGAGATTCTCGGTATCATTCAAGGCCGCAGATGGAATGTTGCTGGCTTGAACGAATTCCGCAAGCACTTCGGCCTAAAGCCCTACGAGAAGTTCGAGGACATCAACTCCGACCCGGGTGTTGCTGAGTCTCTTCGTCGCCTGTATGATCACCCCGACTTTGTGGAGCTGTACCCTGGTCtcgtggcggaggagaggaaggagccCATGGTTCCTGGTGTCGGCATTGCGCCTACCTACACGATCTCCCGTGTCGTCTTGTCGGATGCTGTATGTCTGGTGAGAGGTGACCGCCACTACACCATCGACTACACGCCACGAAACCTCACCAACTGGGGTTTCAACGAAGTCCAGTATGACTTGAACATCAACCACGGTTGCGTCTTTTACAAGCTCTTCCTCCGGGCTTTCCCCAACCACTTCAAGTACAACTCGGTCTACGCGCACTACCCCATGGTGACCCCGTCGGAGAACAGCAAGATTCTCAAGGACCTCAAGCGCGCTCATCTCTTTGACTTCTCCCGGCCAGGCAGGATCGCCACACCCACCGAGGTCACCTCGTACGATGGTGCCCAGCGCATCTTTGTTGCTGAGGACAAGTTCAAGAGCACCTGGAATGCTGGTGTCGCTGGCATCCGCGCCAAGGCGAGCCCTGAGCTTTCTGGCGATGCTGCTGTCAACGACAGGCACCGCACCACTGCATCTCGGTCGCTGTTCACCCCTGAGCTGGGCACCCAGATCAAGACCTTCTACGAGAGTTTGACCGACAAactgctcaccaccaagagCTACACTTTGGTACCCGGCAGCAAGTTTGCTGACCTCGTCCGCGACATTGCCAATATCGTGCCAACCCACTTTGTCGCCAGTGTCTTCGGCCTTCCGTTGACAACCAAGGAAAACAGCAAGGGCATCTACACCGAGCACGAGCTTTATGCCGTCCTCCAGATCATCGCCTCTGCCCTCTTCGTCGACTCGGAGCCTGTTAAGCTCTTCCCCGTGGTGGAAGCAGCCAAGACGGTCGCTGGTCAGCTCGGCACCCTCGTCGACAAGACGGTCAAGAGCCCCAAGGCAGCCAAGAACAGCGTCCTCAACACCTTCGGCGTCAACTTTATCAAGGAGCTTAAGAAGGCCGGTTTGGCCACGCACGACATCACTTGGAACCATGTCCTCCCCACCGCTGCGGCCCTCGCCTCGAGCCAAGGGGAGCTGTTCACCCAGGCAGTGGATTACTACCTCTCCCCCGAGGGTGCCGCGCACGTAGCGGGCATTACCGCCATTGCCTCCCAGCCGTCATCTTCCCAGAACGACGCTCTCCTCTTGGGTTACGTCCTGGAAGGCATCCGCCTGTCAGGTTCAGCTCGGTCTCACTTTGAAGCCACAACTGCCGGCACTGTCACGGCGTCCAATGGCACGGAGCTGCACATCCAGCCCGGCAGCAAGGTTACCATCAACTCT TCAACCGCCTCCCGCGACGCAGCTTACTTCCCCGAGCCAGAAACCGTCAACCCCCGCCGTCCACTGGACAAGTACATCCACTTTGACGCCGGTCCCCATGCTTTCCTGGGCAAGGAGATCAGCCAGATTGCCCTCACAGAGATGTTCCGTGCTCTGTtcaagaggaagaatgtCCGGCGCGCGCCTGGTCCGCAGGGAGAGCTAAAGAAGGTGCCGAGGGCGGATGGGAACGGGGTGGATTACCTCAGGGAGGACTGGGGTGCTTTGACGCCCTTCCCTGTTACCATGAAGGTGATGTGGGATGATGTTTAG
- the NWD5 gene encoding NACHT and WD40-domain containing NOD-like receptor 5 (EggNog:ENOG503Q4J3; COG:S), which translates to MDAHSQAPLQAGDGDAPNQSLRVKINQMTEGPVSLDPKSAFVNDVWPKLLNEYDAMRERLEEFCKSALERRAIDCQVKSRTKQVDSIRKSLDRREKALLDRSQKQFESFSDIFSNIHDLVGLRIILEFADDMERAVRFIKESFRKEEEPVIFVRDREVGRSWKTRFGAYETRNYRVSLEKAKCGALSQFCDVMFEIQVTTIAEDLYNKLAHPLLYKGSSLTRQDEIVIDMAHGNALCYALCLAYMEDKLKKRANKIVGRAELATATEEIARDGTRFRESLTKGASFDTPVSPHGLLEALEIPPEGYNTVDDLKQWINGKMTGVLDEIRSNSQTIRDAILSKLPIANGAAFDSHTDEHDARCHPDTRVGLQRDIMAWADDPQGECIFWLNGMAGTGKSTISRTVAQSFADQNLLGASFFFKRGEKDRSKAALLFTTIATQLIVKEPSLASYIKAAIEADPYVTSKRLEEQFKKLILKPLENLRGSLDDIKTIVLVIDALDECERDDDIRVIISLLSQAKSLISVRLRAFLTSRPELPIRLGFNKIKGKYQDLVLHEIPKSIIEHDIAAYLDSELAKIRNDYNDVSPGGQQLPHDWPGPQIVQDLVRMAVPLFIFAATVCRFIRNPAWCDPGDQLAKILEYQSGTQQSEIDKLDATYRPVLDRLLVVSEASRRSLLDEFRMVVGPIVLLAEPLPISSLARLLDVQEKVVIRRLAPLHSVLSVPDSPTSPVRMFHLSFHDFLVDPNKQGTNPFWIDSGATHEKIAIRCLELLSGCLKKDICDLRMPGTARAEIESSVIDSHLPSDVRYACLYWVYHVQQNSCRISDNHQVYTFLQRHFLHWLEALSLLGKLSASVGMIKDLQGLLSPRNSSTISAFLHDAARFILSFRQIIDICPLQTYTSTIIFAPMKSIIRGIFCGYISEWIPVLPMVDLEWNACLQTFEGHNGWVTAVAFSPDGATLASASHDMTVRLWDVATGEHRRTLEGHNSYIIAVAFSPDGATLASGSDDMTVRLWDVATGEHRRTLEGHSIFNRLSFLENDNLETDRGLLRITPSSANNFTDQEPGSGIFFVSDKWITRDGKNLIWLPPNYRPTCTAVYNCSIALAHGSGQLSLFRFAFNGKGGRHNVL; encoded by the exons ATGGATGCACATTCGCAAGCTCCGCTTCAAGCGGGCGACGGTGATGCTCCAAATCAGTCACTGCGGGTGAAAATCAACCAAATGACCGAGGGGCCTGTTAGCCTAGATCCTAAAAGCGCTTTCGTCAACGACGTCTGGCCTAAATTACTAAATGAGTACGACGCTATGAGGGAGAGACTGGAGGAATTTTGCAAAAGTGCTCTCGAGCGCAGAGCTATTGACTGCCAAGTCAAAAGCAGAACTAAGCAGGTCGATTCAATCAGAAAGTCACTCGATCGGCGCGAGAAAGCGCTCTTGGATCGCAGCCAAAAGCAATTCGAGAGCTTCTCTGACATATTCAGTAACATTCATGATCTTGTCGGACTCAGGATTATCCTCGAATTTGCTGACGATATGGAGAGAGCCGTTCGCTTCATCAAAGAAAGTTTTcggaaggaagaggagccagTTATTTTCGTCCGTGACCGTGAGGTTGGTCGGTCCTGGAAAACACGGTTCGGTGCCTACGAGACTCGCAACTATCGCGTCAGCTTGGAAAAAGCGAAATGCGGAGCCCTTTCTCAGTTCTGCGACGTGATGTTCGAGATACAAGTCACGACTATCGCGGAAGATCTTTACAACAAGCTTGCACACCCGCTCTTGTACAAGGGTTCATCTCTTACTCGCCAGGATGAAATCGTGATAGACATGGCGCATGGCAACGCTCTTTGTTATGCGCTCTGCTTGGCTTACATGGAGGATAAACTGAAGAAGCGCGCAAATAAGATTGTGGGTAGAGCTGAGTTGGCAACGGCAACCGAAGAAATTGCAAGAGATGGCACTAGGTTCAGGGAGAGTTTGACGAAAGGGGCGTCTTTTGAcacccccgtctccccacACGGTCTTCTGGAAGCGCTTGAGATTCCACCGGAGGGATATAACACCGTTGACGATCTTAAACAGTGGATTAACGGGAAGATGAC TGGTGTGCTTGACGAGATACGCTCGAATTCACAGACGATCCGCGATGCTATCCTTTCCAAGCTCCCCATTGCGAACGGTGCTGCCTTTGACTCCCACACTGACGAGCACGACGCACGATGTCACCCTGATACCCGAGTTGGCCTCCAGCGGGACATAATGGCATGGGCGGACGATCCGCAGGGCGAATGCATCTTCTGGCTAAACGGCATGGCAGGAACTGGGAAGTCCACCATATCACGTACAGTCGCGCAATCGTTTGCGGACCAAAATCTTCTCGGtgccagcttcttctttaAGAGAGGCGAGAAAGACCGGAGCAAGGCCGCCCTGCTGTTTACAACCATTGCGACTCAGCTTATTGTCAAAGAGCCTAGTTTGGCATCGTATATCAAGGCTGCTATTGAGGCTGACCCTTACGTCACGAGCAAAAGGTTGGAGGAGCAGTTTAAGAAGCTGATCCTAAAGCCGTTGGAAAACCTAAGGGGCAGTTTGGACGACATTAAGACAATTGTCCTGGTGATTGATGCCCTTGATGAGTGCGAACGGGACGATGATATCAGGGTTATCATTTCCCTGTTGTCACAAGCAAAGAGTCTGATTTCCGTACGGCTAAGAGCTTTCCTCACAAGCCGGCCTGAGTTGCCAATCCGACTTGGCTTCAATAAGATCAAGGGAAAATACCAAGATCTAGTCTTGCATGAAATCCCAAAGTCAATTATCGAGCACGACATCGCTGCATACCTAGACTCTGAGCTGGCAAAAATCCGAAACGACTATAATGATGTGTCTCCTGGTGGGCAGCAGCTTCCGCACGATTGGCCTGGTCCCCAGATTGTCCAAGACTTGGTCAGGATGGCCGTTCCCCTCTTTATCTTTGCAGCTACTGTTTGCCGTTTTATCCGGAACCCAGCATGGTGTGATCCCGGTGATCAATTAGCAAAGATCCTGGAATATCAGTCAGGAACACAGCAATCCGAGATCGACAAGCTGGACGCAACATATCGCCCAGTCCTTGATCGGTTGCTTGTCGTTTCCGAGGCATCTAGGAGATCCCTTCTTGATGAATTCCGGATGGTCGTGGGCCCGATTGTGCTCTTAGCCGAACCACTCCCGATATCCTCTTTAGCCCGACTTCTTGATGTACAAGAGAAGGTCGTTATTCGCAGACTTGCACCACTTCACTCCGTCCTTAGCGTACCGGACTCTCCTACATCCCCGGTTAGGATGTTTCATTTGTCATTCCATGACTTTCTCGTTGATCCCAACAAACAGGGCACCAACCCGTTCTGGATAGACAGCGGTGCAACCCACGAAAAAATTGCGATTAGATGCTTGGAGCTTCTTTCTGGTTGCTTGAAGAAGGACATCTGCGATCTGAGAATGCCTGGAACAGCTCGTGCCGAGATTGAGTCGTCAGTCATCGACTCCCATTTGCCATCAGATGTCCGGTATGCGTGCCTATATTGGGTCTATCACGTTCAGCAAAACAGTTGTCGTATAAGCGATAACCATCAAGTATACACCTTCCTCCAACGTCATTTCCTCCACTGGCTGGAAGCGCTAAGTCTCCTTGGGAAACTATCTGCAAGTGTTGGAATGATTAAGGATTTACAGGGTCTCCTTAGT CCCCGTAATAGTTCCACGATTTCCGCGTTTTTACACGATGCAGCACGATTTATTCTTAGCTTCCGCCAGATTATCGACATTTGCCCCCTTCAGACTTATACTTCCACAATTATTTTTGCGCCAATGAAAAGCATAATCAGGGGAATATTCTGTGGTTATATTTCTGAATGGATCCCAGTATTGCCAATGGTTGACTTAGAGTGGAACGCGTGTCTGCAGACCTTTGAAGGACATAACGGTTGGGTTACAGCGGTAGCGTTCTCGCCGGATGGTGCCACACTGGCGTCAGCTTCACACGATATGACGGTACGGCTTTGGGATGTGGCTACCGGCGAGCACCGGCGGACCCTTGAGGGACATAACAGTTATATTATAGCGGTAGCGTTCTCGCCGGATGGTGCCACACTGGCGTCAGGTTCAGACGATATGACGGTACGGCTTTGGGATGTGGCTACCGGCGAACACCGGCGGACCCTCGAGGGGCATAGCATTTTTAATCGTCTATCGTTTTTGGAAAATGACAACCTTGAAACAGATCGAGGATTGCTGAGGATAACCCCGAGTTCAGCAAATAACTTTACCGACCAAGAACCGGGCAGCGGTATTTTCTTTGTCAGTGATAAGTGGATTACACGAGATGGGAAGAACCTTATCTGGCTTCCTCCTAACTATCGGCCAACGTGTACAGCTGTATACAATTGTTCCATCGCCCTAGCACATGGTTCTGGCCAGCTTTCGCTCTTTCGATTTGCTTTTAATGGGAAGGGTGGACGTCATAATGTCTTATAA